In Colletotrichum higginsianum IMI 349063 chromosome 3, whole genome shotgun sequence, a genomic segment contains:
- a CDS encoding GPI anchored serine-threonine rich protein has translation MLKTLLISALSASALAADAFPVFNKRQTVPIPCSESGRKACGDGCIPLTYTCCPDQQGGCPLSSTCWLGTNGAYGCCPIGRRCTGPGGVDTLPGSTVTSTIFFTESVPDDETSTSFFVSTSTSTSKSVIIFTSSEESTSTQTRFVPEPTTSSPPPVATNTRTTTSAAPTARPNSTSAGTPPVTVNGANSRGGSLLQAVAAGAVALLAI, from the coding sequence ATGCTCAAGACACTTCTTATTTCTGCTCTCTCGGCTTCAGCCCTCGCCGCTGACGCCTTCCCCGTCTTCAACAAGCGGCAGACGGTCCCGATCCCGTGCAGCGAGTCCGGCCGAAAGGCCTGCGGCGATGGCTGCATCCCCCTGACGTACACGTGCTGTCCGGACCAGCAGGGCGGATGCCCCCTGAGCTCGACGTGCTGGCTCGGCACCAACGGTGCGTACGGGTGTTGCCCGATCGGCCGACGTTGCACGGGCCCGGGCGGAGTTGATACCCTGCCCGGCAGCACGGTAACCTCCaccatcttcttcaccgaGTCGGTGCCGGACGACGAGACTTCGAcgtccttcttcgtctcgacCTCTACATCAACATCGAAGTCGGTCATCATATTCACCTCCTCCGAAGAGAGCACCTCGACACAGACTCGGTTCGTGCCGGAGCCGACcacttcctcgccgcctcccgtGGCCACCAACAcccggacgacgacatccgcagcgccgacggccaggccGAACAGCACCTCGGCTGGAACGCCTCCTGTGACCGTCAACGGCGCGAACAGCCGAGGCGGATCGCTCCTTcaggccgtggccgccggtgccgtggCCTTGCTCGCGATCTGA
- a CDS encoding Amino acid permease, with translation MDKDYRGGGPLNDVESKHAGESYPRDVNFAALSGDPNSLINSQDQLQRGLKSRHIQFLALGGAIGTGLFVGSGSILSTVGPAPLFMGYLSMMMVVWNIMNNLGEMATYLPLKGISIPYFVERFVEPSLAFAAGWNYWYAYAMLVGAEASAGAILLDYWQTPVHPAVWITIILLVTLALNIFAIEIFGEAEFWFASIKLITILGLIMVSLVIILGGAPDEGRIGFLYWYDPGAIIPYMAEGNTGRFLAYWTGFVRAGFAFITSPELIALAAGETIAPRRNIPKAARRFVWRLAIFYGIGSLMIGAITPSNDPRLLNPNSNAASSPWVIGIQRAGIGGLNHVINAAILTSAWSAGNAFLYSGSRILYSLALNKQAPRFFARTTKRGVPYTAVLGTWSIALLSYLTISSGTSTVFTWFMNISTISGFIAWIVVMITYLRFRKAMTYHNMMHRLPFRTPLQPYFTWFILGLLVILTLTNGFQVFFPGEWSTSDFLAAYITLPIFFVLYVGHKIWFRTPFARRVADVDVTTGVAEMEAMAELDEEPIPKNMLQKVWFWIA, from the exons ATGGACAAAGACTACAGAGGCGGCGGTCCTCTGAACGACGTCGAATCGAAGCATGCTGGCGAAAGCTACCCGCGCGATGTCAACTTCGCGGCCCTCAGCGGCGACCCGAACAGCCTGATCAACTCGCAGGACCAGCTTCAGCGAGGGCTCAAGAGTCGACACATCCAATTCCTGGCTCTAGGTGGCGC CATCGGAACCGGTCTCTTCGTCGGCTCAGGCAGCATCCTCTCGACTGTCGGCCCCGCGCCGCTCTTCATGGGCTATCTGTCCATGATGATGGTCGTGTGGAACATCATGAACAACCTCGGCGAGATGGCCACCTACCTGCCGCTCAAGGGTATCTCGATCCCTTACTTCGTCGAACGCTTTGTCGAGCCCAGTCTGGCCTTCGCCGCTGGCTGGAACTACTGGTACGCCTACGCCATGCTGGTCGGCGCTGAGGCCTCGGCCGGtgccatcctcctcgactACTGGCAGACCCCCGTGCACCCGGCCGTCTGGATCACCATCATCCTGCTCGTCACTCTGGCCCTTAACATCTTTGCCATCGAGATCTTTGGCGAGGCCGAGTTTTGGTTCGCCAGCATCAAGCTCATTACCATCCTCGGCCTTATCATGGTGAGCTTGGTcatcatcctgggcggcGCCCCCGACGAGGGCCGCATCGGGTTCCTCTACTGGTACGACCCGGGCGCCATCATACCCTACATGGCGGAGGGGAATACGGGCAGGTTCCTGGCCTACTGGACGGGTTTCGTCCGCGCCGGCTTCGCCTTCATCACCTCGCCCGAgctcatcgccctcgccgccggcgagaccATTGCCCCGCGCCGCAACATCCCCAAGGCCGCCCGCCGCTTCGTCTGGCGTCTGGCCATCTTCTACGGCATCGGCTCCCTCATGATTGGCGCCATCACCCCGTCGAACGACCCGAGACTCCTCAACCCCAACTCCAACGCCGCTTCCTCCCCCTGGGTCATCGGCATTCAGCGCGCGGGCATTGGCGGTCTGAACCAcgtcatcaacgccgccatcctcacCAGCGCCTGGTCGGCCGGCAACGCCTTCCTCTACTCGGGCAGCCGTATCCTGTACAGCTTGGCGCTCAACAAGCAGGCGCCTCGGTTCTTCGCCAGGACGACCAAGCGCGGCGTCCCCTACACGGCGGTGCTCGGCACGTGGTCGATTGCGCTGCTCTCGTACCTCACCATCAGCAGCGGCACGTCGACCGTCTTCACGTGGTTCATGAACATCAGCACCATCTCGGGCTTCATCGCCTGGATCGTCGTCATGATTACGTACCTCCGATTTCGCAAGGCCATGACGTACCACAACATGATGCACCGCCTGCCCTTCCGCACGCCGCTGCAGCCCTACTTCACCTGGTTCattctcggcctcctcgtcatcctgACCCTCACCAACGGCTTCCAGGTCTTCTTCCCCGGCGAATGGAGCACCTCGGACTTCTTGGCTGCCTACATCACGTTGCCCATTTTCTTCGTGCTGTACGTTGGACACAAGATCTGGTTCCGCACGCCATTCGCGCGCAgggtcgccgacgtcgacgtgaCGACGGGtgtggccgagatggaggccatggcggagctcgacgaggagccgATTCCGAAGAACATGCTGCAAAAGGTGTGGTTCTGGATTGCTTAG
- a CDS encoding YDG/SRA domain-containing protein encodes MATPPTPSGQQLAQYFGDVKGKGLIPLEALARANVSEKDSRVLGLVRKASIFLNYAKRCELAFPAAVPRDLFNAKYPLKSCLVKIFSPASPSVKKKYFSEKMKTRAKELHEWADRVEDSVRIAHKAAQEAKAAKPVTNKAANGETIPPPADHEIWGRGGIMHGLALRPTDRFTVALNPVYTEEKRPANVYGHNGLTVGDWFPNQLSALFNGAHGSSNAGIYFQKDEGAFSVIVAGAYQDLDVDKGEIIFYSGSNSHLNDDSESILPSTEANKSLAENNVCSNPVRVLRKAHKGSRWAPSHGYRYDGLYEVYEKRLPKNTKNGTFEQYHLVRLPGQTPLRDLRSNPSAKQISDLAKSRDRY; translated from the coding sequence ATGGCGacccctcccaccccctcgGGCCAGCAGCTGGCCCAGTACTTCGGCgacgtcaagggcaagggccTCATTCCCTTGGAGGCCCTGGCGAGGGCCAACGTGTCCGAGAAGGACAGTCGGGTCCTCGGACTTGTCCGAAAGGCCAGCATCTTCCTCAACTACGCCAAGAGATGCGAGCTTGCCTttcccgccgccgtcccgcGGGACCTCTTCAACGCCAAGTACCCTCTCAAGAGTTGCTTGGTCAAGATCTTCAGCCCGGCTAGCCCGTCCGTCAAGAAGAAGTACTTCagcgagaagatgaagactCGCGCCAAGGAACTCCACGAGTGGGCCGACAGAGTCGAGGACTCGGTGCGCATCGCCCACAAGGCCGCCCAAGAGGCCAAGGCTGCGAAGCCCGTCAccaacaaggccgccaacggcgagacCATCCCCCCACCTGCCGACCACGAGATCTGGGGACGCGGCGGAATCATGCATGGCCTCGCTCTTCGACCCACCGACCGTTTCACCGTGGCCCTGAACCCGGTGTACACGGAAGAGAAGCGTCCTGCCAACGTCTACGGACACAACGGCCTCACCGTCGGCGATTGGTTCCCGAACCAGCTCTCCGCCCTCTTCAACGGAGCCCACGGCAGCTCTAATGCTGGCATCTACTTTCAAAAGGATGAAGGTGCCTTCTCTGTCATCGTGGCCGGCGCCTACCaggacctcgacgtcgacaaaGGCGAAATCATCTTCTACTCCGGCTCCAACTCCCACCTGAACGACGATAGCGAGAGCATCCTTCCCAGCACCGAGGCGAACAAGAGCCTCGCCGAGAACAATGTCTGCAGTAACCCCGTTCGCGTTCTCCGAAAGGCGCACAAGGGATCCAGATGGGCCCCCTCCCACGGCTACCGCTACGACGGCCTCTACGAGGTGTACGAGAAACGTCTGCCGAAGAACACCAAGAACGGCACTTTCGAGCAATACCACCTCGTGCGCTTGCCTGGCCAGACCCCGCTCCGAGACCTCAGAAGCAACCCGAGTGCGAAGCAGATCAGTGATCTCGCCAAGTCCAGGGACCGTTACTGA
- a CDS encoding C6 zinc finger domain-containing protein, with protein MSNSFFERANPPPRRKTCLACIKAKRRCDHGQPACLRCSRRKIDCVYTSISPMSRSKKKQTAVSQLVETLPTQEDPESPTETPASVAEQTPCPGNSLISWPIDADPLPLEMEVGDLGDMNLDMGFDDLWTPETLLNDSLPLSSLTPRPEQMLVPSRDPSQDLPPEGSLEMIASRLQYALDEIKKVPASIVLENQTPWSHPYLFRAHMPRDMQDAQACCALYIAKNPTNAPFVLRTIQARAHEMLSTPIPKGRLDVIARLQATLLYQIISLFDGDISMRASSQQALPALEHAMHTLLPFVRWESAQQESGQMDCPTKETWNEWIFQESARRTLFFTNFFIIAYKVLVGRSIGRCEDRYDFCQSWTLSAHLWKASTVVDFAVAWRERRHFVVTNEGFGEVLRDAAADDVETFGRMLIVAGLGIEETRLWFYNRGGSL; from the exons ATGTCCAACTCCTTCTTTGAAAGAGccaacccgccgccgcggcggaaGACATGTCTCGCCTGCATCAAAGCCAAGCGCCGCTGTGACcacggccagccagcctgTCTTCGGTGCTCGCGACGGAAGATCGACTGCGTGTATACCAGTATATCACCAATGTCCAGatcgaagaagaagcagactGCCGTCTCCCAGCTCGTGGAGACGCTTCCTACGCAGGAAGACCCTGAAAGCCCAACCGAGACCCCGGCTTCCGTCGCTGAACAGACGCCATGCCCCGGCAACTCTCTTATATCCTGGCCGATAGATGCGGATCCTCTCCCACTGGAAATGGAAGTGGGGGATTTGGGCGACATGAACTTGGACATGGGCTTCGACGACTTGTGGACACCTGAGACTCTTCTCAACGACTCCCTCCCACTGTCGTCTCTGACCCCGAGGCCAGAGCAGATGCTGGTTCCATCCCGAGATCCATCCCAGGATTTGCCGCCGGAAGGATCGTTGGAGATGATAGCCAGCCGCCTGCAGTACGCCCTCGATGAGATCAAGAAGGTCCCGGCTTCCATTGTCCTGGAGAATCAGACTCCTTGGTCTCACCCATATTTATTTCGGGCTCACATGCCAAGAGACATGCAAG ACGCCCAAGCCTGCTGTGCTCTGTACATCGCCAAAAACCCCACCAACGCCCCCTTCGTCCTGCGGACTATCCAGGCCAGAGCTCACGAGATGCTCTCGACGCCCATTCCCAAAGGTCGTCTCGACGTGATCGCCCGTCTCCAAGCTACGCTACTCTACCAGATCATCAGCCTTTTCGACGGCGACATCTCTATGCGCGCCTCTTCCCAGCAAGCGCTGCCCGCCCTCGAACATGCCATGCACACCCTCCTACCGTTTGTGAGGTGGGAAAGCGCCCAGCAAGAGAGCGGCCAAATGGACTGTCCCACGAAGGAGACCTGGAATGAATGGATCTTCCAGGAATCGGCCCGCCGGACCCTGTTCTTCACCaacttcttcatcatcgcgTACAAGGTACTCGTTGGTCGGTCCATTGGCCGCTGCGAGGATCGGTACGACTTTTGTCAGTCGTGGACTCTTTCGGCGCACTTGTGGAAGGCGTCTACCGTCGTCGACTTCGCCGTGGCCtggagggagaggcggcACTTCGTCGTCACCAATGAAGGCTTCGGCGAGGTTCTGAGGGACGctgcggccgacgacgttgaaACGTTTGGGAGGATGTTGATAGTGGCAGGGCTTGGCATTGAAGAGACGAGGCTTTGGTTCTACAACAGAGGTGGCTCATTATGA
- a CDS encoding Glutathione-dependent formaldehyde-activating enzyme — MADGKLSRNLAVTTILTAQCFCKAVHFALVIPTSSLPLKVHLCHCSICRYTHGTLCIFHAPLPSGVAPDFIAPSSLSNLTAYRHATALSTRYFCSTCGCHIGDVGIDDDEWVVSTSMFDANKGDVPSIWDIRTHVNTASAPGGGFYDWLPSISTKEMKVWNPEEPSLNEIAVALGSEVGTDGDEVLRAQCHCGGVSFSISRPTAAMIGDEAYKAWHSPIDPTKWAACLDVCGDCRLQTGAHAVGWALIPESCISPHVPADLSIGTSKAFASSEGVTRSFCGRCGATAMGYFDCGGTRRQGDGERLLNVTASILRAPEGVLAQDWLTWRTDHLAWAASGMSYDAAFTEALGKGFASWGRARHEEIPEIGFGAEPGTR, encoded by the coding sequence ATGGCCGATGGCAAACTTTCCAGGAATCTAGCCGTGACGACGATCCTCACGGCCCAGTGCTTCTGCAAAGCAGTTCACTTCGCCCTCGTCATTCCAACCTCTTCCCTCCCACTCAAAGTCCACCTTTGTCACTGTAGTATCTGTCGCTATACCCATGGAACCCTCTGCATCTTCCATGCACCCCTCCCGTCGGGCGTCGCCCCGGACTTCATCGCCCCGTCGTCGCTCTCAAACTTGACTGCCTATCGCCACGCCACCGCCTTGAGCACGCGGTACTTCTGCAGTACCTGCGGCTGCCACATCGGGGACGTaggcatcgacgacgatgaatGGGTCGTTTCGACGTCCATGTTCGACGCGAACAAGGGCGACGTCCCGAGCATCTGGGATATCCGTACCCACGTCAACACGGCTTCGGCGCCCGGGGGCGGGTTCTATGACTGGCTTCCAAGCATATCGACAAAGGAGATGAAGGTCTGGAACCCGGAGGAACCCAGCCTGAACGAGATCGCGGTGGCGCTTGGGAGTGAAGTCGGgacggacggcgacgaggtcctcCGGGCACAGTGTCACTGCGGCGGCGTGTCCTTTTCCATCTCGCGTCCCACAGCCGCGATGATCGGCGACGAAGCTTACAAGGCGTGGCATTCGCCCATCGACCCGACCAAGTGGGCGGCCTGCCTCGACGTGTGCGGCGACTGCCGTCTACAGACCGGCGCCCACGCCGTGGGCTGGGCCCTGATACCGGAGTCGTGCATCTCGCCCCACGTCCCCGCGGATCTCAGCATCGGCACATCCAAGGCGTTTGCTTCCTCCGAGGGCGTGACACGCTCGTTCTGCGGGAGGTGCGGCGCGACAGCAATGGGGTACTTTGACTGCGGCGGGACACGGAGGCAAGGTGACGGCGAGCGGTTGCTGAACGTGACGGCTAGCATCTTGAGGGCGCCGGAAGGGGTCCTGGCACAAGATTGGCTAACGTGGAGGACTGACCACTTGGCTTGGGCGGCGAGCGGGATGAGCTACGATGCTGCCTTTACTGAGGCGCTGGGCAAGGGGTTTGCGAGCTGGGGAAGGGCGAGACATGAAGAAATTCCCGAGATAGGGTTCGGGGCAGAACCCGGGACGAGATGA
- a CDS encoding Major facilitator superfamily transporter, with product MPRPSSAEPSEKSTIVDEEAATPPKLPEQPDQPPRYSIYTTWEKRAIVLAACLAAFFSPFTAQIYLPALTVLAHEFKVSDSDINLTMTTYMIFQGIVPMFIGSLADHSGRRPAYVICFVVYIAANIGLALSQNYASLLVVRCIQSAGSSSTVALASAVVADVVTSAERGQYIGITVVPIVLAPALGPVLGGVLTRFLGWRSIFWFLAILAGVYFVIQLLFFPETCRMIVDDGSVRPPRLYRTGHQLLKDYFQAKKGTGAPVTRSITGASNTSRPTLKFKLNPFGSLLMLFERELGLLLGFSAIVFAGFYAISASMPTQLGEIYGFDSLKVGLMYLPLAGGSVVAAFVVGPLTNWNYRRHCKRLGLSCEKSRQQDLSDFPIEKARLEVGLPLLFLSSILLLIWGWALHLRAHVAVPCVLLFLFGVGMIGFNNTASTLIIDIHPSKAGTATAANNLTRCLLGAAATAAIVPMINGMGVGWAFTLLGLLYIVFSPALLAIMYWGVQWRKDAKERELKKSAS from the coding sequence ATGCCTCGACCTTCGAGTGCCGAACCCTCGGAAAAGTCCACGATCGTAGACGAAGAAGCTGCGACGCCACCCAAGCTCCCAGAGCAGCCAGATCAACCGCCTCGGTACTCCATCTACACGACATGGGAGAAGCGAGCCATTGTTCTCGCTGCCTGCCTGgctgccttcttctcgcctTTCACCGCCCAGATCTATCTCCCGGCGCTGACGGTTCTGGCTCACGAGTTCAAGGTCTCCGACTCGGACATCAACCTCACCATGACAACGTACATGATTTTCCAGGGAATTGTCCCCATGTTCATCGGTTCGTTGGCCGACCACAGCGGCCGCAGACCCGCCTATGTCATCTGCTTCGTTGTCTACATCGCGGCAAACATTGGCCTGGCGTTATCTCAGAACTACGCCTCCCTGCTCGTTGTCCGTTGCATACAATCTGCAGGCTCCAGCAGCACTGTCGCGCTGGCCTCGGCGGTTGTGGCCGATGTCGTTACCTCGGCGGAAAGGGGGCAGTACATTGGAATCACAGTTGTGCCAATTGTTCTGGCTCCTGCCCTAGGCCCAGTGCTAGGTGGTGTTCTCACTCGGTTCCTCGGTTGGAGGTCCATCTTCTGGTTCCTTGCCATCCTGGCCGGCGTGTACTTCGTCATCCAGCTGCTCTTCTTTCCGGAAACGTGCCGCATGATCGTCGATGACGGGTCCGttcgacctcctcggctATATCGGACAGGCCATCAGCTATTAAAGGATTACTTCCAGGCCAAGAAAGGGACTGGAGCTCCGGTGACGAGGTCCATTACGGGAGCGTCCAACACCTCCAGGCCTACACTAAAGTTCAAGCTTAACCCGTTCGGTTCTCTTCTCATGCTCTTCGAAAGGGAGCTGGGCCTGCTTCTCGGCTTCAGTGCCATCGTCTTTGCCGGGTTTTACGCCATATCGGCCTCCATGCCGACTCAGCTCGGAGAGATCTACGGCTTTGACAGTCTGAAAGTCGGTCTCATGTATCTGCCCCTGGCCGGCGGCTCTGTCGTTGCCGCGTTTGTTGTAGGGCCACTGACCAACTGGAACTATCGTCGGCACTGCAAGCGGCTGGGCCTCTCGTGTGAAAAGTCTCGCCAGCAAGATCTGTCCGACTTTCCCATTGAGAAAGCCCGTCTCGAGGTTGGTCTGCCGTTATTGTTCCTGAGTTCGATCCTCCTTCTTATTTGGGGCTGGGCTCTCCATCTTCGCGCCCATGTGGCAGTTCCATGCGTGCTGCTTTTTCTCTTCGGCGTGGGCATGATCGGGTTCAACAATACCGCCAGCACCCTCATCATCGACATTCACCCGAGCAAGGCCGGAACCGCCACGGCGGCGAACAACTTGACCAGGTGCTTACTGGGCGCAGCCGCGACTGCAGCAATCGTCCCCATGATTAACGGGATGGGTGTGGGCTGGGCCTTCACCCTCCTGGGCCTCCTGTACATTGTCTTCAGTCCGGCCTTATTGGCCATCATGTACTGGGGCGTGCAGTGGCGCAAGGACGCCAAGGAAAGGGAGCTTAAGAAAAGCGCATCATGA
- a CDS encoding Vesicle transport V-SNARE protein — protein MNVQYNSALRQSKAIRNDLEKLSSSAAQPAALTPAEIGNVSASLASFSKTVDEYNNLARQELVQKKQEEALERVKKFRDDLSDFKSQVDSLKKAREDAVHNNNRGELLGRRAYVTATPENPYANINKSSSAFHSRGASTGQAANGLGMGGNDVTREQHALREQNFFDHTNSALDEYIARGQAVLGDLGTQREMLKNTQKRLYSVGNTLGISGDTIRMIERRAKEDKWIFWAGVIIFFLFCWACIHFLR, from the exons ATG AACGTCCAGTACAACTCGGCCCTGCGCCAGAGCAAGGCCATTCGCAacgacctcgagaagctgtcgtcgtccgcgGCGCAACCGGCCGCTCTGACCCCCGCCGAAATCGGCAACGTGTCGGCCTCCCTCGCATCCTTTTCTAAGACGGTCGACGAATACAACAACCTGGCCCGCCAGGAGCTCGTACAGAAGAAGCAGGAAGAAGCCCTCGAGCGTGTCAAGAAGTTCCGCGACGACCTGTCCGACTTCAAGTCCCAGGTCGACTCCCTCAAGAAGGCCCGCGAAGATGCCGTACATAACAATAACCGCGGCGAGCTCCTGGGGCGCCGCGCCTACGTCACGGCGACGCCCGAGAACCCTTacgccaacatcaacaagTCTTCGTCCGCATTCCACAGCCGAGGGGCCTCGACGGGCCAGGCAGCGAATGGGCTAGGCATGGGCGGCAACGACGTTACGAGGGAGCAGCACGCCTTGCGCGAGCAGAATTTCTTCGACCACACAAACTCGGCGCTGGATGAGTACATCGCCAGGGGCCAAGCCGTGCTGGGCGACCTGGGCACGCAGCGCGAGATGCTCAAGAACACCCAGAAGAGGCTATATTCGGTCGGCAACACGCTGGGCATCTCGGGCGACACCATCCGTATGATCGAGCGCCGCGCCAAGGAGGACAAGTGGATATTCTGGGCCGGtgtcatcatcttcttcctcttctgctGGGCCTGCATACACTTCTTGCGGTAA
- a CDS encoding Thiamine pyrophosphokinase, with amino-acid sequence MSPPSFEWHPVALLRERRPEYPGPADFTLIVLNQPVKHTPVFDSLWTNALTRVAADGGANRLHDLSKAAEARSHSPFTNLDVIIGDLDSLLPPVRDYYTSLEKPAQVIHDSDQYSTDFGKAVSWIRSNHEPAIDIVALGGLGGRVDQGLSQVHHLYLFQPGTDYAHGKLYLVSGQSLTFLLKPGHHSIWVREGGDDVFGKHVGIIPIGGTSYITTKGLEWDVEDWETKFGGHISTSNHVLPETTVVEIATTNTVLFTIALAGIE; translated from the exons ATGTCGCCGCCAAGCTTTGAGTGGCACCCTGTAGCCCTTCTTCGGGAGAGGAGGCCAGAATATCCTGGTCCCGCCGACTTCACACTCATCGTACTCAACCAGCCCGTGAAGCATACCCCCGTCTTTGACTCGTTGTGGACTAATG CTCTCACACGAGTCGCTGCGGACGGCGGTGCAAACAGACTGCACGATCTGAGCAAGGCAGCGGAAGCCCGCTCTCATTCACCATTT acTAACCTCGACGTCATCATCGGTGACTTGGATTCCTTGCTCCCGCCCGTCAGGGACTACTACACGAGCCTGGAGAAGCCTGCCCAGGTCATCCATGACTCCGACCAGTACTCCACAGACTTTGGCAAGGCCGTCTCGTGGATCCGCTCAAACCATGAGCCGGCGATCGACATTGTGGCTCTCGGGGGGCTGGGTGGTCGCGTCGACCAGGGGCTCAGCCAGGTGCACCACCTCTACCTCTTCCAGCCGGGGACAGACTACGCCCACGGCAAGCTGTATCTCGTTTCAGGCCAGAGCCTGACATTCCTCCTCAAGCCCGGCCACCACAGCATCTGGGTCcgtgagggcggcgacgacgtttTTGGCAAACATGTCGGCATCATCCCCATTGGCGGGACCAGCTACATCACCACCAAGGGCCTCGAGTGGGACGTCGAGGACTGGGAAACCAAGTTTGGGGGCCacatcagcaccagcaacCACGTGCTGCCCGAGACAACGGTGGTCGAGATCGCGACGACGAACACGGTGCTTTTCACCATTGCCCTTGCGGGCATTGAATAG
- a CDS encoding CHCH domain-containing protein, translating to MYRSAVRSTPRAVSAARQSAIRAAPRRFASTTPADKPRSWKGAALRWGLAAGAVYWYNTSPVFAEEPLPRTIPAPSQFSESDLTTVDAIVEEKRKRAIVKAEEAKPAPAAAPVPTEASEKTQEVLQGGEDAPAPGSPEALEAEAGQQGAFNPETGEINWDCPCLGGMADGPCGEEFKAAFSCFVYSNEEPKGMDCIEKFQGMQTCFRKYPDIYGAELADDDEAPEGAPPAPDASTDATDAPPAAKKETKADSPDQAPRAEIKSESEEKKAAAKPDAQEQKKEAPKVPEPEPVDLTQPNTKATDATAANNNN from the exons ATGTACCGAAGCGCCGTCCGGTCGACGCCTCGCGCCGTGAGCGCCGCCCGCCAGTCGGCAATTCGCGCAGCCCCTCGACGATTCGCCTCGACGACACCTGCCGACAAGCCCCGGTCATGGAAGGGTGCAGCATTGAGATGGGGTcttgccgccggtgccgtcTATTGGTATAACACGAGTCCGGTCTTTGCCGAGGAGCCTCTTC CGCGAACGATCCCTGCCCCGTCCCAGTTCTCCGAGTCCGACCTCACCACTGTTGATGCCATCGTCGAAGAGAAGCGCAAGCGGGCCATTgtgaaggccgaggaggccaagcctgcccctgccgccgcccccgtcccGACAGAAGCGAGCGAGAAGACTCAGGAGGTACTTCAGGGCGGCGAAGATGCGCCGGCTCCCGGCTCCCCCGAGGCtctggaggccgaggccggccagcagggTGCATTCAACcccgagacgggcgagatCAACTGGGACTGCCCATGCCTCGGCGGCATGGCTGACGGCCCTTGCGGCGAGGAGTTCAAGGCTGCTTTCAGCTGCTTCGTCTACTCCAATGAGGAGCCCAAGGGCATGGACTGCATCGAGAAGTTCCA GGGAATGCAGACTTGCTTCCGGAAATACCCCGACATCTACGGCGCtgagctggccgacgacgacgaggccccCGAGGGcgccccgcccgcccccgATGCCAGCACCGACGCGACCGATgccccgcccgccgcgaAAAAGGAGACCAAGGCTGACTCCCCAGACCAGGCCCCCAGGGCCGAGATCAAGAGCGAGtcggaggagaagaaggccgcggCGAAGCCCGACGCCCAGGAGCAAAAGAAGGAGGCCCCGAAGGtgcccgagcccgagcccgtcGACCTCACCCAGCCCAACACCAAGGCCACAGATGCCACAGcggccaacaacaacaactaA